The Gorilla gorilla gorilla isolate KB3781 chromosome 11, NHGRI_mGorGor1-v2.1_pri, whole genome shotgun sequence genome contains the following window.
aatagtatttgcTTCCTAGGGTTGTTAGGTGAATTAAATGAGTTTAACATATGTAAAGAGGCCAGGCGCCCTGGCTCACGCCTAtcaacccagtactttgggaggccgaggtgggcggatcacctgaggtcaggagcttgagaccagcctgaccaacatggagaaacctcatctctactaaaaatacaaaattagctgggcatggtggtgcatgcctgtaatcctagctacccgggaggctgagacaagagaattacttgaactctggaggtggaagttgcagtgagctgagatcgcaccactgcactccagcctgggcaataagagcaaaactctgtctccaaatatatatatatacatatatatatatatatgtacataaaggGCTTAAAACAGTGACTAGTATGTGTTAAGCATCAATACTTTTAGCTGCTCTTATCATCTGGGTTCTTGTTCCACTGTTCTCTAGGAGGGCAACTCCTGGGGGGCCAGTACTTGGCTGTGCACTCTGGGCTTACAGCAGAGCTTGCACAGAGCACACACTCTTCAAAAAGGGCTTCACTGAATCCTCTAAAGCACTCAACAAGGCAGATTATGCtatcatcattttacattttacatcgTCCACACTGCCACTAAGTGGCAgcgctagaattttttttttttttgagacaaagtctcactctgtcacccaggctgcagtgcagtggcatgctcttggctcactgcaacctctgcctcccaggttcaagcaattctcctcacttggcctcctgagtggctgggactaccagcatgtgtcatcatgtctggctaatttttgtatttttagtagagatggggtttcaccatgtcggccaggctggtcttgaactcctgacttcaggtgatctgcccacctcagcctcccaaaatgctgggattacaggcatgagccaccgcacctgggccaGAACTAGGACAATCTATGTATCAGGCTGTATGGCCTGGAACTACAAGAAAGAATGAGTCCTGCCAATAATAACCACTGGATTCAGTCTTTCTTTAGGgcaggattaaaaaataaataaataaattctgggctgggcgtggtgactcacacctataatcccaacactttgggaggtcgatcgaggtgggaggatggcttgagcccaggagttggagaccagcctgggcaacaaagtgagacatctgtctctacataaaataaattagctgggcatggtggcacgcacctatggtcccagctacacaggaggctgaagcaagaggatccccttgagcccaggaggttgaggctgcagtgagccatgtttgtaccactgcactccagcctgggtgacagagcaagaccctgtctcaaaataaataaataaataaataaataaaaatttaaattctagggtaTGTTAAGAACAAATCTAACAGCTTATAGAATCTTGCCAACAAAAATGGAGCCaggaaaacaatatgaaaaacCAAGCCCAAAGTCAACATCTCAGCCATCACCTGGAAAATTATCCCCTCATCCAGGGTCATTTGAATCCACGATGGGTGTCACCGGCCTGAGTTCTCACTTGACTCTACTTTGTGTGCAACTGTGGGCAGCGAGCTAGAGATACAGGTCAGATGAAGCAGCAGGACCGCATTCCCAGAGAGCTGGTGTTTTAATAGGGCTCTGAGGCTCTGCACCTCTAGAGCCTCAGAATTCAAAGAATCAAAGggaaagaataaaatgcaaaagCTAAAAAAACCTTTCATCATTCTCATTACACCAAACCACACCTGAAGGAAAAGCTAAATGTCGTGAGATGGAGGCAACAACTCAGACATTCTCTTCCAGGTGGTATCAGCCACCTGACTGGTGAAACACTCCATCACAGAGCAACAGAAGGGATTTTCAAACCACACCAATGCAGATGAACTCAAGTCCAGAAGATTCTGCCTACATGCCACATACAATCACTGATCTGCAGTGGGTCATAATCACAGTTGATTTTACACAGTTGTGTTTACAGTTCCCCCACATCTTCCAACTATGATTTGCAATAAACAGAACCAACCACAAACTTTGGCCCTTTAGACCCAAGCATTTCTCTGGAGGCCACTAAATAACCAATTCAACTGATAGTCTCAGTTGAGTTTTAGTGACCAAAAGCAGAGTTAGATATTTtctgcatcaaaaatatattagaagGCATTTCTTTAAAAGCTTATTCCATAAATTCAAATCTATGGGAAATTTCAAGCATGACCAAAGTGGAGAAAATAGTATACTCCACAAATAGTATAATGAgcccaatatttaaaaatttccaacCTATGGCCAATCTTACTTCATCTATACCTCTGTGCATTACCTACTCTCTCCACCTCCCATCCTTCTATGGAATTATTTAAGGCAGTTTTTTGAGGGGTCCAATATTTTACTTATCTGCcaacaaaaagcaaatattaactTGATATAGTTTGCGTGTTTGTCGCCACCCAAgtctcatgctgaattgtaatccccaatgttagctgtggggcctggtgggagctgaCTGGATCACggaggtggatttctcatgaatgatttaggaCCAACCTTTGGTGCTGTACTCCTGATAGTGATGACAGTAAGCGCCTTCTctcaagatctggtcatttaaaagtgtgtggcacctccccccaacTCTCTCCTGCTCCTGCATTTGTTATGTTATGTGCccgctcctgctttgccttccgccatgagtaaaagctccgaggcctccccagaagcagatgctgctatgctctctgtacagcctgcagaaccctgagccaattaagcctttttttaaaaaaaaataagttaccaGTCCcaggtatttatagcaatgcaaaaatggtcTAATATATAACAACTACAGGCAAAGAATGTAAACCAAGGTGCTGGTAATAAACAAAGACTTCTTACACATCAACCACTATCAACGAATTTCATCGAAATTTTCTCTTTAGGTTCGAGATTCTCTAGTCCTATTCCAACAATGTAGGTATCTCATCCACAACTAAGTAGTTCCCGACTCAGCTCTCAGCACTGCCCTACAGTGATCAAGAGACACCTGGTCCTCCAGCAGCCCGGCTTTGTGAGTACTAGGTAAGATACTTCAGAATAATAGCATTCTAATAGATCAGACTATCCTTCTGATCAGCCAAAAACAAATGCTCCACTTAATGACATACTTACCTCTTCTAAATCTGTGCCTGCCAAACTTCCCTGCCAAACTTTATAAAAACTACCAAGGATGGTACTGTGAGCATAGTACAAATTACTGTGAAGCTGGTTCATTTGAAATAAGAGAAGCCAGGCGcaggagctcacgcctgtaatccctacacttagggaggcagaggcaggcagatagcttgagccctggagtttgagacctgcctgggcaacacagtaagaccccattctccacaaaaacagaaggaaaaagacaaagttTGAAATCAGGTGTAAAAACCCTTGctttataaaagtatatataaccAAGACCCTTCCAGGCCTTCAGCTGGTTACTTGCACAAAGCTCAGCTCAAGGGCCATGGTGAGAGTCCGCAGTAGTGATCCCCTTTTCTTCCTGTTCATCCATTAGGACCACCAGTAAGAATAAGCTAGTTAAAACTAGGTTTCCACCAGATGGAAACAATACTCATACTTCAACAAAAAGCTGACAGAAATCACAGCAACCACTGTTTTACCTCTTAAGACCTCCTAACCTTGCAGGTGTCAAATAAAGTGTGCCCTTCGTGCTTAAAGTCACCAGCCTTCCTCAGTGATGCTGCGGTGTCCTCATCTGCCCTGTGCTTGCAGGACGTTCTCTCTTCTCCACCTGATGTACACACTCAAGGGGGCCCTGAACTTCATTAGGGCCCGCAACAAGGGCCACTCAGtgactcttcctccctctctgtgGGGACGCTGAGCACTGCCCTGCTATTTGGAGCAGCTTACAACTTAAAAATTTCAGCCAGCACTGAACTCGGCATCACCCTGAGCCTGAGAGGCCGCAGGGCATCTGTTACATCTTTCACGGCACCTAACATGGTGCCCTACATacagtacacacatacacacacacacacactcactcctgATTGTCACCAACAATCTTATCTACACATCTAATAATTTAAGTTTGCCTGCTGACAGTGGAGTATCGCAGAACCTGAGGATGATTGAATTACAAGCACCTATTCTTATCAACAATCTCCATTCTATTCAGCCCAAACCAAGGGATAGTTTAATAATTATTCATAGCAAAATGGATAGCCACTGtggataattcattttaaaaattaggtcaaCTATCACCTAAATTCACTTCTTGGTCCAATGTATGCTGGTAGCTGTCATCCTTGCTAAAACATACCAGTAGCTGTCAGTTCTGGAACTGGCTTCAGGTGCCACTCCGAGGTGGCTCAAGGCTTTCTTTTGATACGTCAGACAATCTAAACTGCAGTTGggaagaattattttttcctttttcaatgaTAGAGCACTTTCAGAACTACCCACTGGAGAATTTATTTGCCTGGGTGGCCATTTGTGGTTTCAGGGATTAATACAAACTATTTCTCATACACTGCTAGTATTTACAAACCAGGTATTGAGACTGCTATTGACACAAAGACGTGATGATGCCCTCACTCATGTGTCTGGCTGGGCAAAAGGACCTTCCTCTCTCACTGCAGGTCCCTTCCAAGGCTACTAAGTCCACTGAAAACAATAACTCCCATTTTCCCAGAGCAGCTCCCCTCTTCAGGGAACAGAACCTAGATTTTGAGGTTACAATCTCAGCTCAGATCCCAAGTCTGACTTGCCACGTACCAGCTACGCAACTCAGGCAAGTTTTCACATCTCTGTGGACTTGGGCTCCTGCTACCACAGAGGTTTATTTGTGAGCTGTGAAAGACACGAAAAGCACCTGGCAGTTCTGTGGCACATAACTACTATCTATTAAGTGTCTGCTGTTACCAATACTTCCCTACCCCACTGATAGAAGTAGCGTTGGTTATAAAAATAACACAGCTCTGAGTGCTTACAATTTCTAGAGAAATAATGCCCTCCTAATACAATTCCATTAAGAATCACCTTGTAATCTAAAAGATCATATTATTAACATGGGATTATTACTCTCATGACCTTGATGGTTTCCTTCTTTGGAGAGCAATGGCTTCTAATAAATCATCcactgtttcttttcattctgagatgccagaaaacacagagaaaaatactTGGCTGCCTTGAGAGTTGTACAGTTTTATTCCACTAGAGTCCTCATTTAAGCTTACAGACATACACTAAAATAGAGACTAAATTTGCTTAAAATGCTATTATTGTAGACATCTTGATAGATACTGAAtaccaattttaaaaactgttgtcAAAGTAGTTAGGTTTCACACAACCACCAgattaaaatatctagaaaagccTAAAGGTGGGGGGAAAATCTAGATTCACCTTTTGAAGACAAGCCTCAAAACAGCTTATTCGAGGGCACGATCTCATAAATATTTGGGAGGTGGAAAAAAGGCCAAGAAAAAGGGGGTCTCTGCATTTTCTTCTGTTATCATTTAGCATTTAGATGTTTGCTCAAATCAAGCTTTTCACAGAAGGGAACAAGCTGTTGTTTCCTTTGTGACACAGAGTTGACTTGAAATTCAATTTAATAATTACATTATGGGTACTGAAATGGCACCTGAGCTATAATTCTGTCCTACTTATGGAACTATTCCAGGAAACAGTCAGAAAAACCCACATACATTCTGGTAACCATAccaaataatcatttatttttgaaacccCCATCATACACACATCCAAAACATTTGGTGTGTgaaaattttcccccacaaatcACAGATATACCTATACAattgttcctttttgttttggagacagggtctccgtctgtggtccaggctggagtgcagtggtacaatcacggctcaaTGCGGCTTTGAACTTctgtgctcaagagatcctcctgcctcagcctcccaagtagctgggaccaccgccatgcaccaccacactcggctaatttttaaaaattttttccttttgtagagacagggtcttcttatGTTActaagctggttttgaacttctggcttcaagcaatcctcctgccttggcttcccagttTTGGGATTTACacaggcatgagtgactgtgcccagactttttttttttttttttttttttaaagagatgaagtcttgctatgctgcccaggctgaagtggctATTtacagggctcaagcgatcctcctgcctcagcttctcaagttgCTGGGgccacagatgcacgccaccatgcctggcaacaattgtttttaagctttatagatttttaaaaacataaagaactgcaaatttcttttttttttttttttttttttttttagacagagtctcgctctgtcgtcaggctggagtacagtggcatgatctcggctcactgcaacctccacctcctgggttcaagcaattctcctgcctcagcctcccgagtagctggggactacaggcacatgccaccacgcctggctaatttttgtattttcagtagagacggggtttcaccatgttggccaggatgtcttgatctcttgacctcgttatccacccgcctcggcctcccaaagtgctgggattacaggcttgagccactgcgcctggccagaactatacattttcatttcaactttagcTTTAAGAAAAACATGTACCTAGGAGTCAAAACTTTTTTCACCTCCCCTCTGTTTTCTATGTGACCTGTAGCAAGGTGCCACatttttctgggcctcagttctttcatttgtaaaataaaaacatttgtccCCTGCGTCCCTCAGAGGGGCTTGGGAGGCTTCACCAAGAAGTGAAACACTCTGAAAACTCTCTCCTAAGTGTTAGCATACTATCATTAATCAACTCAAGAGGGCACAGCAGTCATAATTTTTCCCCAGAACTTTGTTTCAAGTTTACagtgaaaaattttaattattttcaaatctgtgatgggattttcaagaaaatatcttcactatTGCAAATTTAGGACAAAATGTTCCAAAAGTCTCTCAGGACTGAAACTATAGAAAAGAGAACCAATAATTGACTCTGATCAGGAACGGCATTAACCTCTGAGTTaattaccctaaaacttaagacAACCTCTTTGGTTGTATTGAGAAACTCATTTGGGAAGGGTAGGGAGCCAGGCCTTACAAACTAGAAATATAAACGAAAGATCATGCCACGCCACCTAGCTCACTCTAATGGGAGTACGAAAAACAAACTTGCCTttgcatatttaaattattttaaaagggaaCAAGCGGAAAAACTTCATCAACATTAGGACCCCCTCATGGaagtagaaaaatacaaatgaacaaaACACACCTACATCCCAAAATCCTAGCACATGCCTAAAATCAAAAACTACAACGATGCTCTACTCTAAATATGCCCAAGATAATACTCACTGAAAGCAGAAAGTTTGTATTGCCAGAGGAACAGCTACAACAGAGGAGCGGAGCTATTTTGTCTCCGGAATGAATTTTCttccttccgattccattccTTCTTCCTGTACCTAAGACGGAAATGCAGGTGCAGTGAACAAACACCCAGGTAGTGCAGAGGTAAGATAGATACGGTTTCTGAAAAATCACAACTCGACAGAGCAATttcgggggggtggggggcacagcAAATAGCTAGAGAACAGGCTCTCCTTATTTCAAAACCTTGCAAACTCTAAATCTGAGGCAGCCGTGAAGTCCCATGCCCTGAATCATCTCATCCTTAGCGTCATCAGCAAGAAGGGAGGACACTGAGAATCAAAGGTTTTATTTATTGAACTCGAGCATGAGACGCACATTAAAACTTCCCCACCACAGATGCAGAGCAAAAGTTGCTCTCAGGCCAGAAGAGACCATTTAAAAGCTCTCCGCCGGTTTCAGAACACAAATAAATTTCCCAATCCTCTGCAAAGACAGAACTGAAGAATTACTGGACAGCACGCCAGAGGCAGGGACCTGAGGGCAGGCCATCTTGCTATGCCGGGAGGAGAGGGTCACTGTTGCTAAGGGTCATCCATCCTTAGTCTCGAAGAAATCTCTTCCTGATCTCTTCACCAACTCTCCCCACTACTAGAGAACTGAGCTACTCCCAAAGATGTAAGTAAACAGGAGACTGTTTACATCTCCTGTGGGTGGGAGAGGCCCCACCCACTCTATCCTAGGAGAGGGCAGTGAAAGAGGATAAGGCCCAGAGGGATAAGGGTGAGGGAGCGTGGCAAGGAGAGGAGCGTGGCAAGGAGAGGAGTTCAGATCAGGACAGGGAATGGAGGAGGGCAAGGAGTGAAGGGCACAACCCACAGCCTGGGAAAGAGAGGCATGAAACCCAGCGTGTCAGGTGGACGGATCATGGAATGGGGGGCCAGCGGAGGTTAAGGAAGGAGGGCCCAAGGGAAGGGGtgggaaaaagagaagaggaggaggaggaagtgcgTGTGTGAAGAGTGTTAAGAAAACGACAGGACAGAGCGGGGAGGGGAAAAGCGGGCCGAGGGACAGGGTGAAAGGTGAGAAACGAGGGTATGAGGAAAGAGGGTCCAGGGCGCTGGGGAGTTGGGGAGACGATGGAGAGACGGGTAGAGCAGCTTGGGCCGAGCTGCGGGGGTGGAATCCAGACGCcgggcgggggagggggcggcGGGACGGTGGGTGGGGGCCACCAGGCGGCGCCGGAGACCACCAAACTTTACAGCGAGCGAGCCTGCTTCCTGGAGGGAGTGCAGACAAGGACCAGGAGCGGGAGCCGAGCCTCGCGGCCCGGGGCACGTCGCCGCCCGCCCCTCCCCGGCAGTGCCTCCCGACCCCCTGCCCTCCGCTGGGACATGGCCTGAGGCCCCGCCCGCCGCCCGGGACCCCTCCCCCACGCTGCCCTCGGACCCTCGCCCCAGGACCGCGGGGTCTCTTCCCGGCCCCGCCGCCCGCCCCGGCGAGAACAGGCCCGGCGGGCAAGGCGGCGGCGGACCGAGGGAGGCCTGGCCCGGCAGCGGGGAGAAGGGTGCGGCGCAGCCCGAGTTTCCCACCTTTTCTCCTGGCCCAGACGCGGCTGGGGCGGACGGGACCTCTCGcgctctgcctcctcctcttgcTTCATGGAGCCATGCGCCTGGGTGGGGGCTCCCGAGAGAAGCTGGCCTGCGGGCGGGCCGGACGCGCTGCGCGGACGGGGCGGGGCGAAGGAGGCCGGCGGGCGGAGGAGGAAGcggcggggcggcggcggcggcggccgggaAGAACTAGAGGTATTCCCCGGGCGGCTGGAGGACTGAGTCGAGCCGGGACCCGAGTCCTCCGGTATCCCAGCAGCCACCGGAGGCAGTGAGGTAATGGAGGAAGAATGTAGGGAGTCCTCCAGTGGACCACACTCCTTCTAGCGAGCCTCGGAAACCATAGAGATCAGGGCTCAGCCGGAGGGCCGGCCCACTGCTGTCACGTGGCCTCCATCCGTGCGCTTTATTGGCTGGTGCTGGCTTTACGGGGTTGAATTTTGGACGCTGCCTGCCATTCGTGGGACCGAGTTTCAGGCAGCTGGAATAAAGAGAGACATCGGGGGAAAGCCGCGAGAAGGCCAGCGTCCCTGGCTGGGAGCAGAGCTAGCCGAGTAGGGCGCCCGGCTGTCAAACTGGCCGGCGCAGTGCACGCTGGGCCGCCCCGGAGCGGTCGCAGAGCCCGTCGGGAGTCGTAGTCCGGGACGGGCCCGCGGCATTGTCCGCGACGCAGCTCGGGATCCGGGTCGGGTTGTCGGCTGAGTTGCTGCCGGGCACCGTCGAGCGTTAGCCACCCAGCATTGAGCTGCCAGCGGCTGTTCTCCCTAAGCACCCTCGCTCACGTCGCCTCGCCTCGCGTCGCCTGACCGGCCGCAGCCTTGGATACCAGCCTTGAATCGAGCCGACTACGGCCCAGCCCCGCCCGCGGCGAGGTGCGTGGGGTTCGGTGCCAGCCGCTCGCCCTTGGCCGGGCCAGCCTCTTGCACCGGGGACGGGCGCGCCCATCCGACTCTTCGAGGGGCGGCAGGGCCCCATCTGTGTCTTTCGCTCTCGAGCCCCCAGCTAGAGTTGGCTTCAGCGGAATACCTACTGTGCAGGATTATTCAACAAGCCGATTGATCACATTCTTCAGCTCTAACAGTGCAAAGGCTTCACTGAAAAAGAACattacaaattttttttgaaagaaatttgggggtaaatttaattttaaatactgatttttgataacatttgatcTTATGAtagcatttgtatttttaattacagATAGGATTACACTAAAAGTCATTTCTGACCTGCGCCCTTACCCTTATGGCTAAAATAAACTGCTAGGCCCTGAAGCAAAGGCGAGCCATGTTCTAGAGCAATGTCTTTCTTGTATTAAAATACGGCCCCATGCTCACATATAGgctgttttgtgttttgcttttctgttgaTGCACAAAGGAATCCTTGATATGTTTGTCCTCAAAGACCAAAGACAAGTATCTagtaaaaaatgcaaatcatatCTAACAGTGAAGCTTTCCAGCAAAAACCTTCTGCTCTAGAATGCATAATTATGCGAGCATAAGATCTACTACTCCAGACTTTTAGCATAATTACCTATAGGCAGCAAAACCCTAGTCAATTGAGTGTCTGGTACCTCTTGGACCTGGACTTCTCCAAGAGAATGGGCAAGGAGGACGAAAAGGAAGAGACAGCTATGCTTTGTGAAACAGGAGGtgacttgaaaaaaaattctatagtaGTCTTCTTAATTCCTGTTACAGACTTGATATGCTTATCTGCTGTTGAGGACACGGTTGCCAGTTTCTAACCTTCTCTGTCTGCCTGAAAAACTAGAAATTAGATGATCATATGGCCTAGAGCCAGAAGTGCAGGAGGCAGAAAGCCAGgggccagtttttttctttttgtttctgaataAGAAGGCCAAATCCTgacttaaaataatcaaaataaattttacgGAGTGACGGTCTTTCCAGCTGAAAACCTTAAAACATGGCATCTGGAAGAAGGCCTTAGTCTATTGCTCCCAGGGTGGTACTATATAGTCATTAAATAGCCCACAGATAAGGGAGTTATTGCTCCCTCGTTATTGGGCTGCCAGGAATTAAATGATGGAACTAAGTTTCACTTGAAACATtcccaaattaaaacaaaaacaagccttGCTTTGAGCTGTTGAAAAGGCATTTTACTGAGAAGATCCAGATGCTATTGCTGTTCTTAAATGATGTTGAAAGGCAAAGGGTCAGGACTTTCAAAAAGTCACTTTGAGGTCACCTCACATAAGCAAGCAACAGTTTGAACtgatgcaaaaacaaacaaattatgaACAGGAGGAAGAAACTAAAATGAGGGCAGTATATGCCATAAATATGGAAGAGGCTGTCTCTTATTTATCTTCTCATTTCCTGTACATAATACAGAAACCTGGTATGTAATAGGCATACAATTATTTGTGGCTCAACTGAATAAACGAAGATGGAAACCAGCAAGCAGCGGGCAGATAATATACTTGGGAAAGGAGAACTGCAGAGACGCTGGGTCGCTCAAGGCCTCTGCATGATCCTCAAATGTCACCCCAATCTGCTGTGACATAGCTACACCACTCATCAGAATACCCCAAAACAAATTGTCTGCCTCCCTTATGTACaacttttatcatttcttatctCGGATGGTTAAGAATATGTagtaatggccgggcgcggtggctcacgcctgtaatcccagcactttgggaggccgaggcaggaggatcacctgaggtcaggagttcgagaccagcctcaacatggagagaccccgtctctactaaaaatacaaaattagccgggcgtggtggtgcatgcctgtaattccagctactcgggaggctgaggcaggagaattgcttgaacctgggaggcagagtttatggtgagctgagatcgcgccattgcactccagcctgggcaacaagagcgaaactccatctcaaaaaaaaaaaaagaatatgtggtaATGGTTAAGAGTCCACTGTGGAATCAGCCTGCATAGGTCCAAATCCCAGCCCTGACTGAATACCTGTGAACAAGTTATATCAGTGACTCAGGcttattatctgtaaaatggggattatagcATTCCTGCCTCGTAGGGATGTTATGAGATTTAAATACCAATAAGTCTGTACATTATAAACCTTATCAGATTGGCGTGGTGAAAATGCTCAGTAACTGAGCCTCGTGAGCATTAGAATGTTGAGATCAGCATGAAGTTAGCCTGTATACTGGGCATACACATTCTTCTGGATTTGCTCCTTTTGTGAGCAATCAATAATGAGCTAAAGGCATTTGCTAACTAGTAGGAATGAAATAAGGTTTCAGACAGGATCTTGGTGGGTGATGTAGATTTTATCTGTCCCATTTGTCCCATTTCTCAACTTGAAGTGAGTCTGGCCTTGGTCTGCATCTGTGCTCTCCCCTTCACAAAAGGCAGGCCCAGAGAGACTCCAGAGATGGCCCCTGTCTCCTGTGTGTCCTCCGCCGCTGTGTCCACTTGGGCACGTCAAAGGTATGATCGGTACTTATCTGATTAAAACAGATCTTTGTATATACAGTTGTCTACATGGGTTGAATATTTCAGAGGTACAAAGTAGTTTAAATAAATAAGCCCTCCAGTGTTTTGTTTAAGCCACATTACTCagaaggttttctttctttcttttttttttggagacagggttttgctttgttgcccaggctggagtgtggctgcagtgcagtggcagcacgaccatagctcactgcaccctttacctccttggctcaagcagtcctcctgtctcagcctcccaaatagctgagatcacaggtacgcacgaccacacccagctaatttttgtagaaaatggagtctccttatgttgcccagactggtctccaaactcctgggctcaagcagtcctcccaccttggcttcccaaagtgttgggattgcaggcattagccactgcgcccagcctgagaaGATGTGTTTTAAACTTTGTATGTCACTTGGGTGtagaatttaacatttaaaaagttctaaACTTTTGGTACtagcggccgggcgcagtggctcatgcctgtaatcccagcactttgggaggccgaagcgggcggatcacaaggtcaggagatcgagaccatcctggctaacacagtgaaaccccgtctctaccaaaaatacaaaaagttagccgggcgtggtggcggttgcctgtagtcccagctactcgagaggctgaggcaggagaatggcgtgaacccaggaggtggagcttgcagtgagccaaggtcgcgccactgcaccccagcctgggcaacagagccagactctgtctcaaaaagaaaaaaaaaaaaaaactagtactACCAATGAAATAAATGCAACAGAGTTGGAGAGCTCAAGTcacatattcatttattctacaaatacTCTCTAAATGGCTACTCTGTAACCaagcatttttta
Protein-coding sequences here:
- the LOC115930150 gene encoding WAS/WASL-interacting protein family member 1-like, whose protein sequence is MEWGASGGQSGEGKSGPRDRVKGEKRGYEERGSRALGSWGDDGETGRAAWAELRGWNPDAGRGRGRRDGGWGPPGGAGDHQTLQRASLLPGGSADKDQEREPSLAARGTSPPAPPRQCLPTPCPPLGHGLRPRPPPGTPPPRCPRTLAPGPRGLFPAPPPAPARTGPAGKAAADRGRPGPAAGRRVRRSPSFPPFLLAQTRLGRTGPLALCLLLLLHGAMRLGGGSREKLACGRAGRAARTGRGEGGRRAEEEAAGRRRRRPGRTRGIPRAAGGLSRAGTRVLRYPSSHRRQ